One Rhododendron vialii isolate Sample 1 chromosome 2a, ASM3025357v1 genomic region harbors:
- the LOC131317529 gene encoding protein FAR1-RELATED SEQUENCE 5-like — MALTRVGCPSIFHLKLDRKSNKYVVANFVSFHNHNLIGPMGVPFLRSHRKVRSPDKASANTMHKVGIKTSHIMDFAAQQSGGYDKVGYTQKHLYNHFTAQRKIKVADGDAEGALAYLCAKAEYDPLFYYKYDVDEQNRLNNMFWRDSTSLTDYLCFGDVLLFDAAYRTNAYGKPFVILAGVNSHFQIAIFGCALLTAETVETYTWVLEKFLDPMGNEKMPVSVMTDGDKAMRRAIKTVLPNARNRLCK; from the coding sequence ATGGCACTAACTAGAGTTGGATGTCCTTCTATATTTCATCTCAAATTAGAtcgaaaatcaaacaaatacgTGGTTGCTAACTTTGTAAGCTTCCACAACCATAACTTGATAGGGCCTATGGGTGTGCCCTTCCTCCGCTCTCACAGGAAGGTTCGTAGTCCTGATAAAGCCTCGGCCAATACGATGCATAAAGTTGGCATTAAAACAAGTCATATTATGGATTTTGCCGCACAACAATCTGGTGGATATGACAAGGTTGGATACACACAAAAACATCTTTATAATCATTTTACAGCTCAACGCAAAATAAAGGTTGCGGATGGGGACGCGGAAGGTGCATTAGCCTATTTATGTGCGAAAGCAGAATATGACCCCTTGTTCTATTACAAGTATGACGTGGATGAGCAAAACCGGTTAAATAATATGTTTTGGAGAGATTCAACATCTCTAACAGACTACCTGTGCTTTGGAGACGTGCTACTATTTGATGCTGCTTATCGAACGAATGCTTATGGGAAGCCTTTTGTGATACTAGCTGGAGTCAATAGTCACTTCCAAATTGCAATATTTGGGTGTGCATTGTTGACTGCTGAGACTGTTGAGACTTATACATGGGTATTGGAAAAGTTTCTTGATCCCATGGGCAATGAAAAAATGCCAGTGTCAGTAATGACAGATGGAGATAAGGCCATGAGGAGAGCAATAAAAACTGTGTTGCCTAATGCTCGTAATCGTTTATGCAAATGA
- the LOC131316121 gene encoding uncharacterized protein LOC131316121 isoform X2, with protein sequence MQKLDPHQVESVKAMGFGGILQLKCTKLNRTLCEWLVQHFDPVSLCLHVHGKDCIITPLDVNHILGLPCGGQRVILEGEYTEIHELCLRHKVRDQGSISFDHLHNYLMNNKKDDNDFKVSFVLYIMGTILCPTSEFGVNKHFLHALKDLSSVRELDWSQFVLKFLAEGIQKYQKGRKVIRGCLLFLMLFYLEHCTPAEYFTSRCGMRPSPRLSAWGDKDIRERACWFNKIRKRKGQSHY encoded by the exons ATGCAAAAACTTGATCCGCATCAAGTAGAGAGTGTAAAAGCTATGGGGTTTGGAGGTATCTTACAACTGAAATGTACGAAGTTAAATCGAACTCTTTGTGAGTGGTTGGTGCAACATTTCGATCCTGTGTCTCTTTGCTTGCATGTGCATGGCAAAGATTGCATAATTACACCACTAGATGTGAACCACATTTTAGGATTGCCATGTGGTGGCCAGAGGGTGATCCTTGAAGGGGAATATACCGAAATTCATGAATTGTGTTTGAGGCATAAAGTACGTGACCAAGGTTCTATATCTTTTGATCATTTACACAATTATTTGATGAACAACAAAAAGGACGACAATGACTTCAAGGTTTCATTTGTGTTGTACATAATGGGGACTATTCTATGTCCAACATCAGAATTTGGAGTCAATAAGCATTTTCTCCATGCATTAAAAGACTTGTCCTCTGTACGGGAGTTGGACTGGAGCCAATTTGTTCTTAAGTTTTTAGCCGAAGGGATTCAAAAGTATCAGAAAGGACGCAAAGTGATTCGGGGATGTCTATTGTTCCTAATG TTGTTTTACTTAGAGCATTGCACGCCAGCCGAATATTTCACTTCCCGATGTGGTATGCGACCTTCACCCCGCCTCTCAGCTTGGGGAGATAAAGACATAAGGGAGAGAGCTTGTTGGTTCAATAAGATAAGAAAACGAAAAG GTCAAAGTCATTATTGA
- the LOC131316121 gene encoding uncharacterized protein LOC131316121 isoform X1: protein MQKLDPHQVESVKAMGFGGILQLKCTKLNRTLCEWLVQHFDPVSLCLHVHGKDCIITPLDVNHILGLPCGGQRVILEGEYTEIHELCLRHKVRDQGSISFDHLHNYLMNNKKDDNDFKVSFVLYIMGTILCPTSEFGVNKHFLHALKDLSSVRELDWSQFVLKFLAEGIQKYQKGRKVIRGCLLFLMLFYLEHCTPAEYFTSRCGMRPSPRLSAWGDKDIRERACWFNKIRKRKGEKVKVIIEDRIGKRERMMNQGREVDHDKSMENDQVKNLTSMVERMSSLLEETLAAMHEKDSKRKYSATNRGINKKDTPSALEEPDVEGHFKTKKQNAPKMHYRIR from the exons ATGCAAAAACTTGATCCGCATCAAGTAGAGAGTGTAAAAGCTATGGGGTTTGGAGGTATCTTACAACTGAAATGTACGAAGTTAAATCGAACTCTTTGTGAGTGGTTGGTGCAACATTTCGATCCTGTGTCTCTTTGCTTGCATGTGCATGGCAAAGATTGCATAATTACACCACTAGATGTGAACCACATTTTAGGATTGCCATGTGGTGGCCAGAGGGTGATCCTTGAAGGGGAATATACCGAAATTCATGAATTGTGTTTGAGGCATAAAGTACGTGACCAAGGTTCTATATCTTTTGATCATTTACACAATTATTTGATGAACAACAAAAAGGACGACAATGACTTCAAGGTTTCATTTGTGTTGTACATAATGGGGACTATTCTATGTCCAACATCAGAATTTGGAGTCAATAAGCATTTTCTCCATGCATTAAAAGACTTGTCCTCTGTACGGGAGTTGGACTGGAGCCAATTTGTTCTTAAGTTTTTAGCCGAAGGGATTCAAAAGTATCAGAAAGGACGCAAAGTGATTCGGGGATGTCTATTGTTCCTAATG TTGTTTTACTTAGAGCATTGCACGCCAGCCGAATATTTCACTTCCCGATGTGGTATGCGACCTTCACCCCGCCTCTCAGCTTGGGGAGATAAAGACATAAGGGAGAGAGCTTGTTGGTTCAATAAGATAAGAAAACGAAAAGGTGAAAAG GTCAAAGTCATTATTGAAGATAGAattggcaagagagagagaatgatgaATCAAGGAAGGGAGGTTGACCATGATAAATCAATGGAGAATGACCAGGTTAAAAATCTAACTAGTATGGTAGAGAGAATGTCGAGCCTCTTAGAAGAGACATTGGCCGCTATGCATGAGAAAGATAGTAAACGTAAATATTCTGCGACTAATAGAGGCATTAACAAGAAAGACACTCCATCTGCCTTGGAGGAACCCGATGTTGAAGGACATTTTAAAACTAAGAAACAAAATGCACCGAAAATGCATTATCGGATCAGATGA